GTCAACATGTTTGTCATCCCTGCCGGCATGCTTCTTGGCGCTCCCGTCTCCCTGAAGCAATGGTGGTTATGGAACCAGATCCCGGTCACGCTCGGAAACATTCTGGCCGGAGCGCTCCTCACAGGAATTGTTCTCTGGTACACCTTCGCGCGAACGGAAGCGTCCACAAACCAAACTTCAGAGGCGCCGGCGGCAGAAGCTGTGGCGACAGGAGACTAGTTCTATGCGACTGCCAGCTGTTTTTTTATTCATGTTTTCGGCGGCAGCGGCGAACGCCCAGACCGCTTCACTTGTGCCGTCACAACCGGTTGCCGCAGCATCTCAGCCTGCGCAGGCGGCGGCGCCTCAGCCGCTGAAACTCGGCGGCTGGACCGTGACCGGCAGCTTACGCGCGCGCGGTTACAGCTGGGATTGGTTCAAACCCACTGCCGGCAACAATGACTATCAGTACTCCGGAAATATCCTGCGCTTCGGCTTCGCGGCCTCCGAGCACGGAACGGACTTGAATGCGGAATTCGCGGTGCCCTTCATGCTCGACCTTCCCACTGGGGCGACAGGCACGGGGGCAAACCAGGGCGCGCTTGGACTGGGCTCGAATTACTTCACCGCCAACAATAATCGCCAGAATGTCGCCATGATCTTTCCGAAACAGTTGTACGCGAAGTTCAATCTCGCGGGCGACAAGGGAAACACCCTTCAAGTTGGACGTTTCACTTTTCTCGACGGTTCGGAATTGGCGCCCAAGGATGCGACTCTTGCCGCGCTCAAGCGTGACCGCGTGGCGCAACGACTGCTCGGAGATTTCGGATTTTCCGATGTCGGCCGCAGCTTCGACGGCGGCCATTATTCCTATTCGCCATCGGCGTCCAATAATTTAACCGTGATCGCGGCGGTGCCGACGCGCGGAGTCTTCCAGGTCGACGGCTGGGGATGGAACCGTATCGCATTCGGCTATGCATCCTACACGCACGAATGGGGGAGCGGGCATCATGCCGCCGACACGCGCGTGTTTGCGATCGAATACGACGACTGGCGGCACATTCTCAAAACCGACAACCGGCCCACCGCGGTTCGTAAAGCCGACACCGAAAACATCGTCATCAATACCTTCGGCGGCCACAGCATTCATGCTTTCGATACCGGCGCCGGAACCTTCAACCTCATGATCTGGGGCGCCGGACAGACCGGGCGTTGGGGTCTACAGAAACAGCGCGCCGGAGCAGTCGATGCGGAAGCCGGATTCCAACCGAAGATCGCCGCGCTGAAACCGTGGATTCGCGGCGGCTACACCTGGGGTTCCGGTAGCGACAGCACGAGCGGCGGCACTCACGGCACGTTCTTCCAACTGCTGCCCACACCGCGGCTGTATGCCCGCTCACCGTTCTACAACATGATGAACACCGAGGATCTCTTCGGCGCCCTGATACTGCGGCCGAATTCCAAGCTGACGACGTCCAGCGAATTTCATTCTCTCCGCCTCTCCGACGCTAACGACTTCTGGTATGCCGGCGGCGGCGCCTTTCAGCCCTGGTCGTTCGGTTATACCGGACGATCGACAACCGGCCGCAGGTCGCTCGGAAACCTGTACGACACCAGCGTGGAATATCGCCCGCATCCGAAAGCGACGTTCACGGCCTACTTCGGTTACACCCAAGGTCTGGCAGCCATACAGGAGATTTATCCGGCGGGCAAGGTCAGCAGGTTCGGATACCTCGAAGCGCTATATCGCTTCTAGCAGATGAACAAAAAAGAACGGCTCATTGTTATCGGCAACGGAATGGCGGGCGCAAGGTTGGTCGAAGACCTTGCGGCCCGCAATGGCCGTGATCGTTTTGAGATTGTCGTCTTCGGCGATGAGCCGTACGGCAATTACAACCGTATACTCCTGTCGAATGTCGTCGCCGGCTCTCACGAGCCCAAAGACATTTTCCTGAACCCGCTCGAGTGGTACGAGCGGAACGGCATTGCCTTTCGCCCCGGCGTGCGCGTGCTCAAGGTGGATCGGGCGAACAAGGTCGTTTTCGCAGCCGATGGTATCGAAGAGCACTATGATCGCCTGGTATTCGCTACAGGCTCCAAACCCTTTGTCCCTCCGATTGAAAGGCTCAAGGACGATAGCGGCCGGTTCAAGGACGGCATTTTCCTGTTCCGTACGCTCGACGATTCGCTGCGGATCATCGATTACGCCGCGAAGGCGGGCAAAGCTGTTGTTCTCGGCGGCGGCCTGCTTGGCCTCGAGGCAGCCCGCGGCCTGCTGAATCGCGGCCTCGCAGTTCACGTCGTCGAATTGGCGCCGCACCCCATGTCCCTGCAGTTGGATGCTCAGGCGGGCGCCATCCTTCGCGCCACGCTCGAAAGGCTCGGGATCCGGTTTCATCTCGGCAGATCGGTGACCGGCGTGAACGGTTCGGGCTCCGTGGAGAGCGTCACGCTCAACGATGGTCACATCGAGTCATGCGGCATGTTTGTGATCAGCGCGGGCATCCGCCCGAACGTCGAAATCGCCAAGGAAGCGGGCTTGACCGTCGAGCGCGCGATTGTTGTCGGCGACGATCTCGCGTGCGTGAACGATTCTTCCGTCTTCGCCATCGGTGAATGCGCGCAACACCGCGGGCAGGTTTACGGTCTTGCCGGACCCTGCCGGGAACAGGCAAAGGTCCTCGCCATGAGACTGAGCGGCGCGAACCCGCGCGCCGTCTATACCGGATCGAGCACCTCGACCTCGCTCAAAGTCATGGGCGTGGACCTCACGGTTTTAGGAAGCAAGGAACCCTCCGATGAGAAAGACGGCGCCGTCACTTACAGCGATCCGCAGCGTGGCGTCTACAAAAAGGTGATCCTTCGCGAAGGCCGCGTGACGGGCGCAATTCTCCTGGGCGACACGCGAATCGCAAACACGCTCCTGCGCGCCTTCCATAAAGGCGAAGCGGTCACCGCGACCCCACAGGAACTGTTGTTTCCCGCCGCTTCCGCGGGAACGACCTCGGAACCTCAGGATCTTCCGTTGGAATCTGCACCGGATGAACCCTTAAAAGAAGTCGTGGCTGTTATCCGCCCGGAAAGCTGGATCAAAACCAAGCTGAAAGTCGCGGAGCTCGGCATCGATACCTTCACACAACACCGCGTCGCCGGACGTGGACGCCAGAAAGGCTTGCATTTCCTCGCGCGCCGCGGCGCGGCATCCGGAACAGGCTTTCGCTACCTGCCGAAGCGGATGGCTTCATGGATCGTCCCGCTAAGCCAGGTTCAATCCGTCGTCGAGGCGATCATCGATGCGAATTGGACCGGGCAGATCGGCGATGGAAAGATTTTCGTACTGCCGCTCGATGGGACCGTGCAGATCGAAACCGGGGAGCAGGGTGCGATTCCTGAAACGGCAGATCATGCCCTGACCAATGCCTGAAAGGAGCAAAAAGAGCAATCATGCGTCCAGGCTCGAATCCGATTGAAGAATACAAGCAGGCGAAAAACGGCGATCCGCTGCGAATCCGCGAAGACCTGCCCTGTCTGGCCAGTCAGGGCTGGGAAGCGCTCTCTCCGGCAGATAAGGAACTGCTGAAGTGGATTGGCGTGTTCTTCCGGAAACCGACGCCGGGAAAATTCATGATGCGCATCCGGATGCCGAACGGATTCGCAACGAGCAGACAGCTCGCCGCAATCGCCGAGCTCTCCTCCCGCCTCGGTAACGGCACGCTCGACATCACGACGCGCCAGCAGATCGAGCTTCGGGGATACTGCCTCGAGAGCGCTTCCGAAATCCTCGAACGGCTGCGCGGCGTGGATCTGAGCACACTTCAAACGGGTCAGGATAACGTCCGGAATATCAATGGATGTCCGCTGGCCGGAGTGAACCCGAATGAATTGCTGGATGCCTCCGGTCTCGTATTGGCGCTGGACCGGACAATTGTCGGCGATCGGGGTAATCCCGAATTCGCCAACCTCCCGCGCAAAATCAATATCGTTGTCACCGGTTGCGTCGAAAATTGCACCCACAGCGAATCGCAGGACATCGCGCTGGTCCCGGCGACGAAATTCATTCACGGGACACTCTATTCCGGATTCCACATCCTGGTTGGCGGGAAGATGGGCTCCGGAGGTTTCACCATTGCCTCCAATCTCGGTTGGTTTGTCGAACCCGATCAGGCCGAGGACGTTGTCGTGCAGATCGTCAAGCTGTTCCGCGACGAAGGGCTGCGCGGCCCGAGAACCAGATGCCGCCTTGCATTTCTTCTGGAAGACTGGGGCATCGACCGTTTCCGCGCGGCACTCGTCAAACGGCTCGGCTGGCAGCCTTTGCCCGAAGGCAAGGATGCGCGCTCCGATGGACACAACGATCACTTCGGCGTGCATCAACAGAAGCAGCCCGGGCTCTATTCCGTAGGACTGCGTGTGGATGTCGGCCGGATCAGCCACGATTCGCTGGGCGAACTCGCGAGGCTCTCCGAATTCTACGGGAACGGAGCCGTCCGCTTCACGACCGGACAGGACGCCATTCTCGTCAATATTCCCGAGCACCATCTGGATGCCCTGCTGGATGAACCTCTGCTGAAGGAATTGCCGCCGGGGCCGTCGCGTTTCTTCCGAGGCATGGTGAGCTGCACCGGAACCGACTATTGCAGCCTTGCTCAAATCGATACCAAAAGCTGGGCGATGAAAACTTCAGCCGCCCTCGAACAGCGGCTCGGACCTGACGGCAAGCCGATCACGCTCCATTGGTCCGGCTGCCCTGCCGGCTGCGGCAATCACCTGGCTGCCGATATCGGTTTGCGGGGAATGAAAGTGAACGTCGACGGCCGCTCCATCGAAGCCGTTGCCATCTACGTCGGAGGAAAGACCGGGCCGCAGGCGCGGGCGGGAACACAGATCATGGATCTGGTCCCGTGCGACGAGGCGTTGCCGGACGTGCTCGCCAACGTCGTCAAGCACCTGCCTCTATTCAAACAGGTTCAGGCCCGGCCTACGGTGCGCGATCGGATCTTAATGGTGCCTGCCGATATGGCGGAAGAGGATTTCGACTCGGAAGAAACCTAGACACCGCCGGCAGTGAGCCTCTCAGAACTCAAACCGGACGCGCCGGCTCCCAAACGGACGGTGGCCAATGTTCCTTCGAAGAAGGCGGTCCAGATCAAGGTCTGCCGTGTGGACGAACTGAAGACCGGAATCGGATATCCGGCTGCCGTGCAGGGAAAATCCCTCGCCCTGTTTTTGCATGGCGACGGACGGATATTCGCAATCGACGCCGTCTGCCCGCATGCCGCCGGTCCATTGGAAGAAGGAAAGGTAGATAAATGCGAGGTCATCTGTCCGCTGCACGATTACCGGTTCGATCTCGTCACCGGCCGGTGTTCGACCGATCCGGAGTTCGCCATAGGGACATATCCCGTCATGGTTGAAGAAAATCAAGTCTGGGTGGAGATTCACACATGAGAATGATTCGCGCCGTTATTCGTCCCGAACGGGAGGAACAGGTTATTGACGCCCTGGAAGCGACCGGCATCGTATCGCTGACAAAGATGGATGTCTTCGGCAGAGGACAACAACGCGGCGTCCAGGTCGGCAATACGGTCTACAGCGAGTTGCCGAAAGTCATGCTCACCCTCGTCGTCGAGGAGGACAAGCTCGAAGCCGCCGTCGCCGCTATTCAAGCCGGGGCCAGAACCGGCCAGCACGGCGACGGGAAAATCTTCATCAATTCCGTCGATGCCGTCTATACCGTCCGAACCGGCAAGAAGGTGGAAGGATGACGCCTGTGTTCAGGTGGGCTGGAACTCCCCTCCTGATTCAGGAGGGGTTTTGCACAAAAACTGGCTGAGGTGGACATTCCCCGCCTTTCCAAGGCGGGGTGGCTGCGCCACTGATAAAACGTGCCCGTTCCTTAGCGGCGCAGACGGGGCGGTTAGTAACTTCAACAAAATAAGGTGCGCTGCGCGGTTCCTGGATAACCGCCCCGCCCTCACGTTCTAACGGTTTGATCGCTCGGGCACCCCGCCTTGGAAAGGCGGGGAATGTCCGCCCAACCAGTTCTTGTGCAAAGCCCCCCAGGAGGGGAGTCGCCTCACGAAAGGATGCGTCAAATATATTGACGCCCTGACTCAGGCGGGGAGTTGGATGCCTCAAACCGTACATACTTCAGCGAGCCCGTGCGGAATCCTTCGTAGATCCGGGATCCCCTGATTCCGGCAAAATCCTCAAACGAAGACCGGAGAAAGGCCGGCACCAGCGTACCGATCAGCTTTATCTTGCGGTCATTATCCCGGTCGAGTGCCGACAGAACCTGACTCGTGATGTCTTCTTCACGACGAAGCGAGAAGCCATTCGCCCACAAGAGATTTTCCCACTCCGCGATATCGACGCTTTCACGCAGATCGGCATACAGGAAATATCCTTCCGGCCTCAGAACGCGATGCACTTCCTTAAAGAACGTTGCGAGATTCGGGTAGCAATGCGATGACTCGACATTCACGACCACGTCAAAAGTGGAATCGGCGAAAGGCAGGTTCTCCGCGTCGCCGGTCCGGAAGTCGAGTCCGGGAGCGTGATGCGTTTTGCGGCAAAAACCGATCGCGCCGCTGGAGAGGTCGACTCCCGTCATCTGTTGAGGGTTTTTGTACCGCGCAATAAAAGAACATCCTCCGCCGCGGCCACAGCCCACTTCAAGAACCCGCTTGCCCATAAGATTGACAGGAGCAGTGACGTAGTCATAAAGCTGGATACAAAATCGATTGCTTTCATCGGCGGCGTCCAACGTCAGACGGGTGACCTTCGGATCGTCGAATCCGTAATTCATGAAGGTCCAGTCCGCGCCGCGATAGCGTCGCGCGAGAAACCCGTACCAGGTGCGCCACAGCTTCTTCTGGAGAAATCGAACACGCAGCAGAGCTGCGAATAGACCCGTCAACACAGCTCAGCGGCCCTGCGTTGAGGTCAACACCAGCTTTTGCGCGCGGCGGTTGCGGCCGATTTCCGCGGTGTAGATATTTCCTTTGGAATCGATGGCAAGGTGGTGCAACGTGCCGAACTCCCCGGGGCCGGCGCCGGCGCGGCCGAA
The sequence above is a segment of the Terriglobia bacterium genome. Coding sequences within it:
- a CDS encoding alginate export family protein gives rise to the protein MRLPAVFLFMFSAAAANAQTASLVPSQPVAAASQPAQAAAPQPLKLGGWTVTGSLRARGYSWDWFKPTAGNNDYQYSGNILRFGFAASEHGTDLNAEFAVPFMLDLPTGATGTGANQGALGLGSNYFTANNNRQNVAMIFPKQLYAKFNLAGDKGNTLQVGRFTFLDGSELAPKDATLAALKRDRVAQRLLGDFGFSDVGRSFDGGHYSYSPSASNNLTVIAAVPTRGVFQVDGWGWNRIAFGYASYTHEWGSGHHAADTRVFAIEYDDWRHILKTDNRPTAVRKADTENIVINTFGGHSIHAFDTGAGTFNLMIWGAGQTGRWGLQKQRAGAVDAEAGFQPKIAALKPWIRGGYTWGSGSDSTSGGTHGTFFQLLPTPRLYARSPFYNMMNTEDLFGALILRPNSKLTTSSEFHSLRLSDANDFWYAGGGAFQPWSFGYTGRSTTGRRSLGNLYDTSVEYRPHPKATFTAYFGYTQGLAAIQEIYPAGKVSRFGYLEALYRF
- a CDS encoding FAD-dependent oxidoreductase; the protein is MNKKERLIVIGNGMAGARLVEDLAARNGRDRFEIVVFGDEPYGNYNRILLSNVVAGSHEPKDIFLNPLEWYERNGIAFRPGVRVLKVDRANKVVFAADGIEEHYDRLVFATGSKPFVPPIERLKDDSGRFKDGIFLFRTLDDSLRIIDYAAKAGKAVVLGGGLLGLEAARGLLNRGLAVHVVELAPHPMSLQLDAQAGAILRATLERLGIRFHLGRSVTGVNGSGSVESVTLNDGHIESCGMFVISAGIRPNVEIAKEAGLTVERAIVVGDDLACVNDSSVFAIGECAQHRGQVYGLAGPCREQAKVLAMRLSGANPRAVYTGSSTSTSLKVMGVDLTVLGSKEPSDEKDGAVTYSDPQRGVYKKVILREGRVTGAILLGDTRIANTLLRAFHKGEAVTATPQELLFPAASAGTTSEPQDLPLESAPDEPLKEVVAVIRPESWIKTKLKVAELGIDTFTQHRVAGRGRQKGLHFLARRGAASGTGFRYLPKRMASWIVPLSQVQSVVEAIIDANWTGQIGDGKIFVLPLDGTVQIETGEQGAIPETADHALTNA
- a CDS encoding ferredoxin--nitrite reductase: MRPGSNPIEEYKQAKNGDPLRIREDLPCLASQGWEALSPADKELLKWIGVFFRKPTPGKFMMRIRMPNGFATSRQLAAIAELSSRLGNGTLDITTRQQIELRGYCLESASEILERLRGVDLSTLQTGQDNVRNINGCPLAGVNPNELLDASGLVLALDRTIVGDRGNPEFANLPRKINIVVTGCVENCTHSESQDIALVPATKFIHGTLYSGFHILVGGKMGSGGFTIASNLGWFVEPDQAEDVVVQIVKLFRDEGLRGPRTRCRLAFLLEDWGIDRFRAALVKRLGWQPLPEGKDARSDGHNDHFGVHQQKQPGLYSVGLRVDVGRISHDSLGELARLSEFYGNGAVRFTTGQDAILVNIPEHHLDALLDEPLLKELPPGPSRFFRGMVSCTGTDYCSLAQIDTKSWAMKTSAALEQRLGPDGKPITLHWSGCPAGCGNHLAADIGLRGMKVNVDGRSIEAVAIYVGGKTGPQARAGTQIMDLVPCDEALPDVLANVVKHLPLFKQVQARPTVRDRILMVPADMAEEDFDSEET
- a CDS encoding nitrite reductase (NAD(P)H) small subunit, which codes for MSLSELKPDAPAPKRTVANVPSKKAVQIKVCRVDELKTGIGYPAAVQGKSLALFLHGDGRIFAIDAVCPHAAGPLEEGKVDKCEVICPLHDYRFDLVTGRCSTDPEFAIGTYPVMVEENQVWVEIHT
- a CDS encoding P-II family nitrogen regulator; its protein translation is MRMIRAVIRPEREEQVIDALEATGIVSLTKMDVFGRGQQRGVQVGNTVYSELPKVMLTLVVEEDKLEAAVAAIQAGARTGQHGDGKIFINSVDAVYTVRTGKKVEG
- a CDS encoding methyltransferase domain-containing protein, translated to MTGLFAALLRVRFLQKKLWRTWYGFLARRYRGADWTFMNYGFDDPKVTRLTLDAADESNRFCIQLYDYVTAPVNLMGKRVLEVGCGRGGGCSFIARYKNPQQMTGVDLSSGAIGFCRKTHHAPGLDFRTGDAENLPFADSTFDVVVNVESSHCYPNLATFFKEVHRVLRPEGYFLYADLRESVDIAEWENLLWANGFSLRREEDITSQVLSALDRDNDRKIKLIGTLVPAFLRSSFEDFAGIRGSRIYEGFRTGSLKYVRFEASNSPPESGRQYI